In Thermodesulfovibrionales bacterium, a single window of DNA contains:
- a CDS encoding TetR/AcrR family transcriptional regulator: protein MTTNSGTRKRILEAGLRVFSKKGYLGATTREIAGEAGIAEVTLFRHFSSKEKLFEEVIHTYTFLPALKGLLPELRDMDYPGALSEIAKRFLARLSERRELIQIMNAEVRLYPAKVKEIYHNFVDEIFRTLASYFKELKGKGVLRDFHPELGARAFLGMFFSYFNAREFLLQRKYPFTDESVVHEYVDIFVKGTLRAKTRQGERKG, encoded by the coding sequence ATGACAACGAACAGCGGTACACGAAAGAGGATTTTGGAGGCCGGGTTACGGGTCTTTTCGAAGAAGGGCTATCTCGGTGCCACGACGCGGGAGATCGCGGGCGAGGCGGGAATCGCGGAGGTGACCCTCTTCAGGCATTTCTCGTCGAAGGAAAAACTCTTCGAGGAAGTGATACACACCTACACCTTTCTCCCGGCCCTGAAAGGGCTGCTTCCCGAATTGAGGGACATGGATTACCCCGGCGCTCTCTCGGAGATAGCGAAGAGGTTTCTCGCGAGGCTATCCGAGAGGAGGGAACTGATACAGATCATGAACGCCGAGGTGCGGCTCTATCCCGCGAAGGTGAAGGAGATCTATCACAATTTTGTGGATGAAATCTTCAGGACGCTAGCGTCCTATTTCAAGGAGCTGAAGGGCAAGGGTGTTCTGCGGGACTTTCATCCCGAACTGGGTGCCCGGGCCTTTCTCGGGATGTTCTTTTCGTACTTCAACGCGCGGGAATTCCTCCTGCAGAGGAAATATCCCTTCACGGACGAGAGCGTCGTGCATGAGTATGTGGATATCTTCGTGAAAGGGACGTTGAGAGCGAAGACGCGACAGGGAGAGAGGAAAGGGTGA
- a CDS encoding efflux RND transporter periplasmic adaptor subunit, protein MRKGGEGQLSMNGNSVSVNVMILLVAAVLSVSLLASCSSEKKAPPKKDAVPVSASDVVQRTVPVQLRAIGNVEAYTTVGVKAQIGGELQTVHFKEGQDVRKGDILFTIDPRPYEAALKQAEANLAKDSAQLENAREEVRRYAELVKKGYVAQEQFDQIRTNFAAFEATVNADRAVVENARLQVKYCYIYSPVTGRTGSLLSQQGNLIKANADNPIVVINQVQPIYVTFSVPEQYLGEIKKYMAMEKVKVDAVIGTDEAHPVEGILTFVDNAVDVTTGTIKLKATFANAEKRLWPGQFVNVVMTLTTQPNAIVIPAPAVQTGQSGQYVFVIKDDLTVESRPVDVGRALDGESVIEKGLRAGEKVVTDGQLRLVPGVRVEIKNAAGRGK, encoded by the coding sequence ATGAGAAAAGGTGGGGAAGGGCAACTGTCGATGAACGGGAATTCGGTTTCTGTGAACGTGATGATACTCCTTGTTGCGGCTGTATTATCGGTATCCCTTCTGGCGTCTTGCTCGAGCGAAAAGAAGGCGCCTCCGAAGAAAGATGCGGTTCCGGTTTCAGCCAGCGATGTCGTGCAGAGGACGGTTCCCGTGCAGCTTCGTGCCATCGGCAATGTCGAGGCTTACACTACGGTCGGGGTGAAAGCGCAGATCGGCGGAGAACTTCAGACCGTGCACTTCAAAGAGGGACAGGACGTGAGGAAGGGCGACATCCTCTTCACGATCGACCCCCGTCCTTATGAAGCGGCGCTGAAACAAGCGGAGGCGAACCTCGCAAAGGACAGCGCTCAGCTCGAGAACGCTCGCGAGGAGGTACGGCGTTATGCGGAACTCGTCAAGAAGGGATACGTGGCTCAGGAGCAGTTCGACCAGATCCGCACAAACTTTGCGGCCTTTGAGGCGACAGTGAACGCAGACCGGGCCGTAGTAGAAAACGCCAGGCTTCAGGTCAAATACTGCTACATTTACTCTCCTGTTACCGGTCGTACCGGAAGTCTCCTGTCCCAACAGGGCAATCTCATAAAGGCGAATGCGGATAATCCTATAGTCGTAATCAACCAGGTTCAGCCGATCTACGTAACGTTTTCCGTGCCGGAACAGTACCTCGGTGAGATCAAGAAATATATGGCGATGGAGAAGGTGAAGGTCGATGCGGTCATCGGGACGGATGAAGCTCACCCTGTCGAGGGGATACTCACCTTCGTGGACAACGCGGTCGACGTCACGACCGGCACGATAAAGCTGAAGGCCACGTTCGCGAACGCGGAAAAAAGGCTCTGGCCCGGTCAGTTTGTGAACGTCGTCATGACGCTCACGACTCAGCCGAACGCGATCGTGATTCCCGCTCCCGCGGTCCAGACCGGGCAAAGTGGTCAGTATGTCTTCGTCATCAAGGACGACCTTACCGTTGAGTCACGCCCTGTTGATGTGGGCAGGGCACTCGACGGCGAATCGGTCATCGAGAAGGGACTTCGGGCCGGTGAGAAGGTCGTGACGGACGGACAACTCCGCCTCGTTCCGGGCGTCAGGGTCGAGATCAAG